The sequence CTGTTTCTGCGATACCAAAGTTGGCGCCCGTCATACCAGCATCTGCGGTAAGAAACTCGTTGCGCAGACTCAATCGGGCTACATAAGTAAGGTACGTGGGATCGTGGTTGCCCTTCTCGCTGCCAAGTTTCTCCTCGAATAGTTCGCCTACATCGTCGTGGTTCAGGTGGATAGCTGGCATCACGATATGGCTCGGTGCCTGACCTTTCAGCTGGATGATGCGTTCGCCCAGGTCGGTCTCAACCACCTCAATACCATGCTGCTCCAGGTACGGATTCATCTCGCACTCCTCTGTCAACATCGACTTCGATTTAACGAGTTTCTTGACGTTATGGTTTTTCAGGATACCATATACGATTTCGTTGAATTCGTGCGCATCTTTGGCCCAATGCACAATACAACCATTTTCTTCGGCCTTTGTGGCAAACTGGTCAAGATACTCGTCCAAATGGGTGATGGTATGGCGCTTGATGGCGCTGGCCTTCTCGCGTAGTTGCTCCCATTCATCAAGTCCGTATGCCATATTGTCACGTTTGGTGCGTACTGCCCAGAAAGTGGCGTCGTGCCATTTTGCGTATGTCTGGTTCTTCAAGAACTCCTTCGCTGCGTTACTATGTGCTGTACTCATAACTCTTAATTTTCAATTCTCAATTTTCAATTATTAAAGTCCTGCTGCTAAGATCTCTACCACATGCTTGAACTCCACATCCAAACCTTGCTTCTTGGCAATACCTGCCATGTGCATCAGGCACGAGCAGTCGGGACCGGTTATGAATCGTGCACCGGTTTTCTTGTGGCGCTGCACTTTATCTATACCCATCTGCTCGCTAATGGCTGTTTCCTCAACCGAGAACATACCGCCAAAACCGCAACATTCGTCAGGGCGCTCAGGCTCTAATACCTGTATGCCCTCTACAAGGTTCAACAAATCCTTGATTTTATTGAACTTGGGGATATTCTCCTCGCTAGGCGAGCTCAGCCCCAATTCTCTCACGCCGTGACAAGAGTTGTGTAAACTAACCTTGTGCGGGAAGGTGCCTAATGGATGGTTGACCTTCACCACATCGTGCAGGAATTCAACAACATCCATCGCTTTCTTGGCAGTCTCGCACTCCGTTTTACCTTTCAATAAGCGGGGATAGTTTAGCTTTATAAACGCAGTACAACTAACCGAGGGCGATACCACATAGTCGAAACCTTTGAATTTCTCTTCAAACTTTTCGGCAAGTGGGATAGCTTGTCCCTCAAATCCGGCATTAGCCATCGGTTGTCCGCAGCAGGTCTGGTTTAGCGGGTAGTCCACATCCAGCCCTAGATGCTTTAATAGTTTGTAAGTGGCTATTCCTACCTGAGGATAAACCACGTCAACATAGCAGGGAATAAATAAACCGATCTTCATTTTCGTTAGTGTATTATTATATTTGTTTTTTTAGTTATTCATGGGCAAATATAGTGAAAAATTTCCAAAAATACTAATAAATCGGTATTTTTGTTGCTTATTTATGTTTTATTAAAAGTAAATGCTTACCTTTGTGGCATTAAATTTGCGGTAACATTAATGAATCTCGAAATAAAATAATGAGTATGAATTATAACGAATTTAACTTTGATGGTCTGACACGTGAGCGAGAGCTCTCTATGTCGGCTGCTTTCCCCGCATTGATGCGGAAAGTGTATGTATGGATGACGCTGGCTCTTGTGCTTACAGGTGTTACAGCGTATGGTGTGGCTACAAGTCCTGGTATTCTTACCGCCTTGTACTCTAACAGTGTGCTCCTTTGGGGACTGGTAATAGCCGAGTTCGCCATCGTGTTTGGCGTAAGTGCTGCCATTAACCGATTGTCGCTCACTACAGCTACGTTGCTGTTTGTGCTGTATTCGGTTATTAATGGTGCATTGTTCTCGTCTATCTTCATTGTCTATACAATGTCGAGTATCGCCAGCGTATTCTTTATCACTGCTGGTACATTTGCGGTAATGGCACTCATCGGTTATACAACCAAGACCGATCTTTCGTCGATGGGAAAGATTCTCTTCATGGCGCTGATAGGTATTATTATCGCTACTGTTGTGAATATCTTCCTGAAGAGTTCTGGTCTTGAAATGATTGTGAGCTATCTGGGCGTTTTGATATTCGTGGGTCTTACTGCTTACGACTCTCAGAAAATCAAAAATATGCTTTTGATGGCACCCGATGCTGGAGAGGCTGCTCAGAAGATGGCGCTTTTGGGTGCTTTGACCCTCTATTTGGACTTCATAAACCTCTTTATTTATCTGCTGCGTATTTTTGGACGTCGAGAATAGGCTTTTCGCGTACATTATATATAATAAGAGGTAAAAATGCTAAATATGTAAATATTCCCGAAAACTTTCGTGTTTTTGGGAATTTTTTTTCGAAAATATTTGGATGGTATTAAAAAATGTCGTACCTTTGCACCCGCTTTCGCTTAAAAACGATAGCACACTAAGAAAGAGTTCTTTGAAAGATTTACATAGACAGAAGTAGTACAAGAAGCAAGAGCAGAAATGCTCTTGGGTAACAAGAAACAAACCGTTTCAATTTCTTGAATTTGGATAGTTGTTCTGAGACAGATAACTTCTAGTTAATCTAGGTTTTCTAGGTTATCTAGTAAAAGATGCAAATTTTTACAATGAAGAGTTTGATCCTGGCTCAGGATGAACGCTAGCTACAGGCTTAACACATGCAAGTCGAGGGGCATCAGATCGAAAGCTTGCTTTTGATGCTGGCGACCGGCGCACGGGTGAGTAACGCGTATCCAACCTTCCCTATAGTAGAGAATAGCCCGGCGAAAGTCGGATTAATGCTCTATGTTGTATTTAGAGGACATCTGAAGAATACCAAAGGTTTACCGCTATAGGATGGGGATGCGTCTGATTAGGTAGTAGGCGGGGTAACGGCCCACCTAGCCGACGATCAGTAGGGGTTCTGAGAGGAAGGTCCCCCACATTGGAACTGAGACACGGTCCAAACTCCTACGGGAGGCAGCAGTGAGGAATATTGGTCAATGGACGGAAGTCTGAACCAGCCAAGTAGCGTGCAGGATGACGGCCCTATGGGTTGTAAACTGCTTTTATATAGGGATAAAGTCGGGGACGTGTCCCCGTTTGTAGGTACTATATGAATAAGGACCGGCTAATTCCGTGCCAGCAGCCGCGGTAATACGGAAGGTCCAGGCGTTATCCGGATTTATTGGGTTTAAAGGGAGCGCAGGCTGATGATTAAGCGTGACGTGAAATGTAGCCGCTCAACGGCTGAACTGCGTCGCGAACTGGTTATCTTGAGTGAGTTCGATGTTGGCGGAATTCGTGGTGTAGCGGTGAAATGCTTAGATATCACGAAGAACTCCGATTGCGAAGGCAGCCAACAAGGCCTTTACTGACGCTAAAGCTCGAAGGTGCGGGTATCGAACAGGATTAGATACCCTGGTAGTCCGCACGGTAAACGATGGATGCCCGCTGTTTGCGATATACTGTGAGCGGCCAAGAGAAATCGTTAAGCATCCCACCTGGGGAGTACGCCGGCAACGGTGAAACTCAAAGGAATTGACGGGGGCCCGCACAAGCGGAGGAACATGTGGTTTAATTCGATGATACGCGAGGAACCTTACCCGGGCTTGAACTGCCAGCGAACGATTCAGAGATGATGAGGTCCTTCGGGACGCTGGTGGAGGTGCTGCATGGTTGTCGTCAGCTCGTGCCGTGAGGTGTCGGCTTAAGTGCCATAACGAGCGCAACCCTTTTCTTTAGTTGCCATCAGGTAATGCTGGGCACTCTGGAGATACTGCCACCGTAAGGTGTGAGGAAGGTGGGGATGACGTCAAATCAGCACGGCCCTTACGTCCGGGGCTACACACGTGTTACAATGGGGGGTACAGAGAGTCGGATATACGCAAGTATGTTCTAATCCTTAAAGCCTTCCTCAGTTCGGATTGGGGTCTGCAACCCGACCCCATGAAGCTGGATTCGCTAGTAATCGCGCATCAGCCATGGCGCGGTGAATACGTTCCCGGGCCTTGTACACACCGCCCGTCAAGCCATGAAAGCCGGGGGCGCTTGAAGTCCGTGACCGCAAGGATCGGCCTAGAGCGAAACTGGTAATTGGGGCTAAGTCGTAACAAGGTAGCCGTACCGGAAGGTGCGGCTGGAACACCTCCTTTCTGGAGAGAACACTATAATAAAGAATACAAGAAGTTGGTTTGAATCAAAACCCAGTGCTTCTTTACTACCGAAGTTTATAATATAGAGAAAGATGAAGCTGAGCGTTAGTAGAGGCGAAGCTTGAAGCCAGTCCTATAGCTCAGTTGGTTAGAGCGCCACACTGATAATGTGGAGGTCGGCAGTTCAAGTCTGCCTGGGACTACATCTGACTCCGGAACTGAAAAGTTGGGGGATTAGCTCAGTTGGCTAGAGCACTTGCTTTGCAAGCAAGGGGTCATCGGTTCGACTCCGATATTCTCCACTAAGTACAGACAACCTCTGAAATTTAATGTTTCATGTTTAATGTTTAATGTACAACGATCTTTGACATGTTGATACACAAGAAACTGTAAGTAAAAGACTTTGTTTTTAGAAACTGAGTAGATTTTTTGAAAATCTCAATTACAGCTGATAGTATGAGCTACTTTTCGATAGCAATATCGAAAGTAATAGGCGAAAGAAAGTTAGGGCGTCTGGTGGATGCCTTGGCTCTCGGAGGCGATGAAGGACGTGATAAGCTGCGATAAGCCTCGGGTAGGTGCAAATAACCTTTGATCCGAGGATTTCCGAATGGGACAACCCAGCTGGCTGAAGGCCAGTTATCTACACCTAAGTGTAGAGGCAAACGCAGGGAACTGAAACATCTTAGTACCTGTAGGAAGAGAAAATAAACTAATGATTCCCCCAGTAGTGGCGAGCGACCGGGGAATAGCCCAAACCGCATGTGTAGCAATGCATATACGGGGTTGTAGGACCACGCCGTAGTACTTGAATCGTGAGGAGAATCTTCTGGAAAGTTGATCCAAAGAGGGTGAAAGGCCCGTAACCGAAGCGAGACGAGACTTAGTGGTATCCTGAGTAACGCGGAGCACGAGGAATTCTGCGCGAATCTGCCGGGACCATCCGGTAAGGCTAAATACTCCCGAGAGACCGATAGCGTACCAGTACCGTGAGGGAAAGGTGAAAAGCACCCCGAGTAGGGGAGTGAAATAGTACCTGAAACCAGACGCCTACAAGCGGTCGGAGCTAGTTTATCTAGTGACGGCGTGCCTTTTGCATAATGATCCTACGAGTTACCATCACCAGCAAGGTTAAGTATTTAAGATACGTAAGCCGCAGTGAAAGCGAGCCTGAACAGGGCGTCAAGTTGGTGGGGGTAGACGCGAAACCGAGTGATCTACACATGGTCAGGATGAAGTCCCGGTAACACGGGATGGAGGTCCGCACCGATAAGCGTTGAAAAGCTTCCGGATGAACTGTGTGTAGGAGTGAAAGGCCAATCAAACTCGGAGATAGCTCGTACTCCCCGAAAGGCATTTAGGTGCCGCGTCGGATGGTCACCGTGAGAGGTAGAGCGACCGATAGGTCAAGAGGGCTTCACCGCCTATCGAGACCTGACGAACTCCGAATGCTCACGGTCTGCAGTCCGGCAGTAAGGGCATGGGTGCTAAGGTCCGTGCCCGAGAGGAGAAGAATCCAGACCGCCGTCTAAGGTCCCGGAATCCTGTCTGAGTTAGTCTAACGAAGTCTGGTCTCGATGACAGCTAGGATGTTGGCTTGGAAGCAGCCATTCATTCAAAGAGTGCGTAACAGCTCACTAGTCGAGAGACCGGGCGTGGATAATAATCGGGTATAAGACAGGTACCGAAGGCGCGGGATAGCATTAAAAAGTATCGGTAGGGGAGCATTCTTGCGGCGCTGAAGCCATCGGATGACTGGTGGTGGAGCTTCAAGAAA is a genomic window of Xylanibacter ruminicola 23 containing:
- a CDS encoding Bax inhibitor-1/YccA family protein — translated: MNYNEFNFDGLTRERELSMSAAFPALMRKVYVWMTLALVLTGVTAYGVATSPGILTALYSNSVLLWGLVIAEFAIVFGVSAAINRLSLTTATLLFVLYSVINGALFSSIFIVYTMSSIASVFFITAGTFAVMALIGYTTKTDLSSMGKILFMALIGIIIATVVNIFLKSSGLEMIVSYLGVLIFVGLTAYDSQKIKNMLLMAPDAGEAAQKMALLGALTLYLDFINLFIYLLRIFGRRE
- a CDS encoding (Fe-S)-binding protein, giving the protein MKIGLFIPCYVDVVYPQVGIATYKLLKHLGLDVDYPLNQTCCGQPMANAGFEGQAIPLAEKFEEKFKGFDYVVSPSVSCTAFIKLNYPRLLKGKTECETAKKAMDVVEFLHDVVKVNHPLGTFPHKVSLHNSCHGVRELGLSSPSEENIPKFNKIKDLLNLVEGIQVLEPERPDECCGFGGMFSVEETAISEQMGIDKVQRHKKTGARFITGPDCSCLMHMAGIAKKQGLDVEFKHVVEILAAGL